The window CCCGCCCGTCGGAGGCCGGGCGCCTTCCGCAGGGGGCCCGGGAAACAGTGCATGCAGGCCGATTCGCACCACCCCGGGGGAGCTGCTAACCTTGTGTAACGACCGGCCGGTCACTCCTGTGCCCGGCCCGCAAGTGGAGGCTCCGATCTCCCACCCGACTGTCCTCAGGGACGGCGGGTCACCCGGTCAGGCGGCCACCATCGTTCCGTACGGACGATGGAGTCGCTGGATATGCGCCCCGCGGGCCACCGCGGCGGTGCTCCGGTCATTCTTGGAGCCACCGCCTGTGTCCTGTCCGGGGCATTTTTCATGTGCCGCGGTGGTTGGTCCAGTGAAACAGACATACGCGAGCTGTCTGCCAGACAGCCGTGTGGTGCTATCCGAGGAGGATCCATCAGCGCCGAGCCCCGCATCAACGACCGGATTCGCGTTCCCGAGGTGCGACTTGTCGGTCCCAGCGGCGAGCAGGTCGGGATTGTTCCGCTTGCCAAGGCCCTGGAGCTTGCGCAGGAGTACGACCTCGACCTGGTCGAGGTGGCCGCGAACGCGCGACCGCCGGTCTGCAAGCTCATGGACTACGGGAAGTTCAAGTACGAGTCGGCCATGAAGGCCCGTGAGGCGCGCAAGAACCAGGCGCACACGGTCATCAAGGAGATGAAGCTCCGGCCGAAGATCGACCCGCACGACTATGACACCAAGAAGGGTCACGTCGTCCGGTTCCTCAAGCAGGGCGACAAGGTCAAGATCACGATCATGTTCCGTGGTCGCGAGCAGTCCCGCCCGGAACTGGGCTACCGACTGCTGCAGCGTCTCGCTTCGGACGTCGAGGACCTCGGGTTCGTCGAGTCCAACCCGAAGCAGGACGGCCGAAACATGATCATGGTTCTCGGCCCGCACAAGAAGAAGACCGAGGCGATGGCCGAGGCCCGTGAGGCCCAGGCGGCCCGCAAGGCCGAGGCGAAGGCCAACCCGGGCAAGTCGCAGAACCACGCGGGTGACGACATTCCCGAAGGGGAGGTCGCCGACGCCGACACGGAGACCGCCGAGGCTCCGGCCGAGGCTTCCGCCGAGGCCTGATCCCGGGGCGCGAGTCCCAAGGGGGTTCCCGGACGAGAGTCCGGGGACGTCAACCGATACACATGACGTTCCGTTGTGCCCGGTTTCACGACCGGGCACAGGAGCGCCACTGACGAGGAGAGAACGGCGCTATGCCGAAGAACAAGTCGCACAGCGGTGCCAGCAAGCGCTTCAAGATCACCGGCTCCGGCAAGGTGCTCCGTGAGCGCGCCGGCAAGCGCCACCTGCTCGAGCACAAGTCGTCGCGCGTCACGCGCCGCCTCACCGGCAACGCCGAGATGGCCCCGGGCGACGCCAAGAAGATCAAGAAGCTTCTCGGCAAGTGACGTTCGGGCGCCTCGGCGCCGTACGTCTGGACCGGGACCCAATCGAATTCGGGCCGTGTGACGACCACCACGGCCCCGCTACAAGGAGTT is drawn from Streptomyces liliifuscus and contains these coding sequences:
- the infC gene encoding translation initiation factor IF-3; protein product: MRLVGPSGEQVGIVPLAKALELAQEYDLDLVEVAANARPPVCKLMDYGKFKYESAMKAREARKNQAHTVIKEMKLRPKIDPHDYDTKKGHVVRFLKQGDKVKITIMFRGREQSRPELGYRLLQRLASDVEDLGFVESNPKQDGRNMIMVLGPHKKKTEAMAEAREAQAARKAEAKANPGKSQNHAGDDIPEGEVADADTETAEAPAEASAEA
- the rpmI gene encoding 50S ribosomal protein L35, which produces MPKNKSHSGASKRFKITGSGKVLRERAGKRHLLEHKSSRVTRRLTGNAEMAPGDAKKIKKLLGK